One Phycisphaerae bacterium RAS2 DNA window includes the following coding sequences:
- a CDS encoding PEGA domain protein, with protein sequence MSPTRFQNRFTQCGCSIALAGCAAGLAGCVERTVTINTEPAGATVILNDQEVGQSPVKVPFTWYGDYDIILRKSGYETIQTNKKLKAPWYQTPFIDVFAECLVPFTIYDERDFGTFAMSPIAPVPQDQLLQNAAELKQRALTTVE encoded by the coding sequence ATGTCACCGACCCGATTCCAGAACCGCTTTACCCAATGCGGTTGTTCGATTGCTCTGGCCGGCTGCGCCGCCGGTCTCGCCGGCTGCGTCGAGCGCACCGTCACGATCAACACCGAGCCGGCCGGGGCGACGGTCATTCTCAACGATCAGGAAGTCGGCCAGTCGCCGGTGAAAGTGCCGTTCACCTGGTACGGCGATTATGACATCATTCTGCGCAAGTCCGGGTACGAGACGATTCAGACAAATAAGAAACTCAAGGCGCCGTGGTACCAGACGCCGTTCATTGATGTGTTCGCCGAGTGTCTCGTTCCATTCACGATCTACGATGAGCGCGACTTCGGCACGTTTGCCATGTCGCCGATCGCACCGGTCCCGCAGGATCAACTGCTGCAAAACGCAGCCGAGCTGAAGCAGCGGGCATTAACAACTGTCGAATAG